GAGGCCCTGTACAAGTTCGTGGTCATACCGTGGCTGGTCACCGCCGCTGCAGGCGTGGTCCTTCTCGGAGTCTTCTGGGGATTCCTGGCTGCCACCGGCAGCTTCAACTGATTCCATCACTCTGAGCGCCGTTCCTGGGGTGCTTCAATTGCACCTGCACGAGCGCGTCGATCACGTCTTCGCGCATCTCAGCCAAAACCAGCATGTACCCGGTGGCAGCGATCAGCATGTCCTCAGCCTCTTCCATCGTTGCCGGGCGCAGTGCGGCCATGGCGTCCCGGTCCCCGCGAAGTTGGGCGCGTGCCCATGCTGCCGCCCTCAGCGCCACGTCCTGAGCATGCTCTGGGTTTGTGATCATGTGGGTCCTTCCTTCTCTGGTGTGGACTGGCTCATTTCGGCCAGTCTCTGCTCGGTTCGGCGGCGAGCGCTCGGTTCTGCCAGCGCCGCATCTCGTCGTGTTCCTGGAGAGCCTTGATCCGGTAGGTTTGCACCATCTCCTCCAGATCAGCCCTCGTGGTCCTGATGCTCATGACCCGGCCCCGGGCGATGGAACTGGCATTCCCGCCAGCCACGCCTCGTCCATAGCCGTGGACCAGCCTTGGGGCACGCCGCCAGCCGACCGATCAGAATTTGAGAATTGTGATTCATTAAGGCTTTCTGTCCTGAGCCTGTCCTGTCCTGTCCTGTCCTGAGAGTCAGCACGGTTGTCAGCATGACCGTCAGCACTTGCGGTGGGACTAAGTGGGTCAGCATGACGGGAGCCAACGTTGTCAGCATGACCGTCAGCATGACTGGGCTTTTGTGCTTGGGTGCAGCGATCAGGCAAACAAGTCGCATGGTTCCCAGCTTCATGCGAGCGCTGCCGCCGCTTGGCCTGCTTATTACTTTCCGTCCGGTTCCGGACCCATGCGGGCGGAGCGTGATCTTCTTCCATGCGGTGGACCACGTAGCCACGCTGGTCGGAGAGGATGAGGCCCGCGTTGACCAGATCTTTGAGGCACTTATCTGGGTCCGGTACATCGGAGCAGCGCCTAGCGTCCACGGACCGGATGAACCCGTCAAAGCGTTTTGTCCTTGAACAAAACTGGATCAGGCACAGATAATGCCAGCGGGCTTCGTATGACAGGTCAGCCAGTACCGGCTGCTCGGTCCATCCGTCGTCAAGCCGAGTCCAGCCCACTTAGAGCACCCGCTTGTGAAGGAGCGAGGCGATCCTGTCCAGTTGCTCGTCGCTGAGTGGAGGCGCTTCGGCTACGACCTTGCTGATGTACTGCTCCAGCTTGGCGGCCGCCAGCTTCCGCCGGGCTTCCTCTGCTGGTTTACCGTTACGGACCCTGACGGCCACTTCGGCCCGTGCCCTGTAAACGTCCTTTGACATCCGACTCCTCCAAAATGCGGTATTGCATTTCAGGGCCTATGTCGGGTGCCCCTTTTTCTTACACTTCTAGCGTAAGCAAGGCCTAACAAGCTACAAAGCAGAGGGACCGGGAATAACTGGATTTCCCGAAATGCGGACTTTTAATCCACAGGGGCCTCTTTAGGCCCTCCACTCGATCTGGATCTGCTCCGGATCGAAGCCATGACCCTTGCCTGCTGGCAGCACGGATACATCCAGCAGGGTCCGGATGATCTGCCGCTTAGTACCCAGTGGCAAGTCAGACCACGCCTCCGCGACATTGCTTGCACCGATCACGGCGGCGGCAGGATTCATTTCCTCAGCGCTGCTGATGGCGCTCTCGATTTCGCCAAGTGCCCTGGTCAATTTCCCGGCCTGCTCACGCACTGCTGAAACCGACATGATGCCTTCTGCAAGCAGTGACGCCAGCCCGTCCCTGCGATCCCGCAACTCCTGGGCCTTAGAACGCAGGTCCGTGGTTGTGTCTCCGGTAGCGAACATGCGAGCGGCGTCCGGCATCGCGAGCCGGGTGACGATCACACTTTGAACAAGGGCGTCGATCTGTTCCAGGCTCCGTTGCATGCAGTATCCGCCCAAGCACCGGTAGACCATGCGCTTTCCCCCGGCTTTGTCAGGTACAGGTGCAGCGAACATCTTCGCCCCGCACTTGCCGCAGACCACGATCCCCGACAGAAGGTACTTCGAGTTGAGGTCGTCAGGGGCTGTCCGGCGGCGCGGGTCTGTCAACATTTCCTTCAACCGGCGGGAGGTCTCTTCGTCAAGGATCGCCTCCCACTGTCCGGCCGCCTCCTGCGGCACCCCGTTGTACGTCCGCGTCCCGGCGTAGCGCTCGCTCAGAAGGACGCGGCGAAGTTGAGTGACGCCCCACAGTCCCCCTTCCTTCAGGACGACCGCCCTGTCCTTCTTGTCCCGGCCAACAGCAGTTGTCCGGAAACCTGCTGCATTCCACTTCCGCACGACACTCGACAGGGTCGCTCCGTTGAGCACTAAAACTGCCGCTTCCTTGATGGCGTCGGCTTCCTCTGGCACTGTGAAAACCCGGCCGTCCTCAGACCTGTCGTAACCAAACGGACGACGGGACCAGAAAGCTTCCCCCTTGCCCGCGCGTTGAGCGTTGGCGGCCTTCTGACGATCACCCTTGTGCTTTGTTTCCATGGCAGCAATAGCGGTCAAAATCTGGGCCACGGCCACGCCAGTCGCATCCCCAAGGTCCAGGGAGACTCCGTGTACACACGCGATGTTCACCCGATGCTTTTGCCCCGCGTCGATGATGCGGGAGAGATCCTTCATGGACCGCGTCAGGCGGTCCAGGTGCCAGACGACAACACCAGAAACAAGTCCGCGATCAATGTCCCCCAACAGCCTTTCAAAGGCGGGGCGGGTCTTTCCTGTCGTGGCGCTGATGGAGTTGTCAGCGTACAGAACTGGGCCGTCCCAGCCCTTCGCTTGGGCCATGAGGCGGCAGTCGGCCTCCTGGCGCTGAACGGCCGCTTCGTGGCCGGTTTTATCTTCGGACTGCCTCACATAAACGGCATGTGTGCCCATGTATTGAGAGTACTACTAGACGCTGACAACCGGCACCATCATGGCGATCTCTTTCTTGCCGGCAGCTTCCATCAGGTCCCGTTTGGCGGTGTCACGGACATCCTGCGCCTGGGCCCTAAGCACATCCGCTAAAGGCGTGCCCCGTTCCACCGCAACAATAATTCCGTCTACAAACCTGACCAGCGGTGCCAGATCGGTGCGTGAGGAAAACTCCTGCAGTGCGAGAACGAGTGGCTTGCCCGCCCGCGTCTCGGCGAGGATTTTCGAGAACTCCCCCGCCAGTTCCCCGTTCGCGCTTCTGCAGACCCGGTCCAAGGCGCCGGTGGCACTCTCCCCGGCACTGACGGCCAGTGCCATCAGCTCTGCAAGGCTTGGGAATTCCGCCATCATCTTCGCTTCCCGGCGACGGACCTGGACGCCCAGCCAATAATCACGCAAAACGAAACCAGCCAGCGCACTGCCGATGACGACCAAGGCCGCGAACAGTGGACTAAGTCTTCCGGCAGCGGCCCCAACAACGGTGAGGCCCAATGAGAGTGCAAATCCCGCGGCCGCCCACAGCAACTGTTCGGCTCTGAAATCGATCGCCGACTTCCTCATTCCAGCCTGGGCCAGCCGGCGGACAGTCGCACCCGGGGAAGGGCTCAGCTTGCCCAGGGTCGCAAGGCCATCATGGATGACGGGGCGCAGGATCCTCTCGAGCGGCCCGAAGGGCATCAGCGTCTGCTCTCCTGATCGCAACAGCCGCGACTCAATATTCTGGGACTTGAGCTGCGGCTCGATCCGCTCGGCAAAAGTTGTTGCCCTCATAAAGGGGGACCTGAAGATGACCAGCCACAGTCCAACGCCCAGAGCAACGCCGCAGATGACTGTTGCCGGAGAGAAAAGGGTCACCGAAGTACCCTTTCGTCCTGTGGAAGAGCGCCTATCTTCAGCATGGCTGAGTAGCAAATCAACGAGACCACCAGCCCTCCAAGCAAGACCGCCGCGCCCATTGGTGTGTTGTATGCCTGGACCGCTTCCGGCCGTGTTGCGAGGAGAATCATGACGATCCAGGGCGCTGCTACGGCAAGACGTGCGGCGTTTACCGTCCATGACTGTCTGGCTTCCAGTTCGCTGCGGGTGCGCGCGCTCTCCCGCAGAAACTCAGCCAGGGTTCCGAGTAGTTTGCCCAAATCAGATCCTCCGACCTCCCGCGTCAGGCGCAGGGCTTCCACGATCCGGTCGGCGACTGGGTCTGCCAGCTTGTGTTTGAGTTTGTTCAACGATCCGTCGAACTGTCCCCCGGCACGGTAGTCGGCACCGAACTCCCGAAAGACTGGCCGCAGTTCTTCAGGTCCTTTGTCTCCAAGCTGGATGAGGGCCTCCGGCAGCGGCAGACCGGCCCGTATCGCGGACCGGAGGTGATCGACGACGTCCGGCCAGAGCTGTCGCAGCATGGCACTGCGCTTTTTGGCACGCCATCGCAGGATTGTAATGGGCAGCCAGCCTGCGAAGAGTCCGAAACATGCCGCGATAGGCCAGGTGCGGTTGATTGCATAAAAGACTATGACCACAAAAAGTCCGAGGCCGAGGCATGTGCCCACCAGCCCCGCTGCCGACACTTTGTCAACACCCGCAGCCGCCAGGAGTTCGCCTAAACGGCTCGTCTTCCGCTCCCGCTGCCCCTGCGGGGGCGACTCCCAGAACGACCACCAGATAAGGAAGAGTCCGGTGCCCCCTGCTACTCCCAGTAAGGCCGAGATCATCGGGGGTCCAGCAGCGCAGCAACGTCGTAGCCTGCCCGGGAAAATTTTTCCGCCTCGGGCATTGCGTTAGCGCGTGGCTGCAGGACGCCGTCGACCATGGCGAAGACGGGGGATGATTCAATAATGCCGTTTTCCACGCGGCGTCCAAGGGACAGAATTTCGGTGACCTCCCGCCTTCCGTTCGCGTGACGGCTGCAATGGACCACAAGGTCAATGCAGGATGCGACGGTGGGAACGACGAAGGCGCTGGATATGTTTTCTCCGGCCAACAGAGGAAGCGTGCAGATTTTGGTTACTGCGTCGTGGGCAGAATTTGCGTGGACGGTACACATACCGGGCAGGCCCGAGTTCAAGGCGATCAGCATGTCAAGGCTCTCGGCTTCCCGCACCTCGCCAACCACCAAACGGTCGGGCCGCATACGCAGCGCTTCCTTCACCAGCCGGCGAAGCGGAATCTCGCCTTCTCCTTCCAGGTTCGGCTGGCGGCACTGAAGCCCCACAACGTCCCTCAACGGGAATTGCAGCTCGAAGATCTCTTCAACGGTGATTACCCGTTCCCTGCTTCCGATACTGGCCGCAAGGCAATTGAGCATCGTGGTCTTGCCTGCCTGCGTCGCCCCGGAGACCAGGATGTTAAGGCCGCTGGATACTGCCGCGCCGAGGAACCGGGCGGATTGTGGCGTCAAGGTGCCCAGTTCTACGAGATGCTCGAGCCGGCTGGCCTTGACCACGAACTTCCTGATGTTGACTGCCCAATGCTTGCGGGTCACGTCTGGGATGACCACGTGAAGCCTCGAACCGTCCAGGAGTGCGGCATCGACAAAAGGCGACGACATGTCCAGCCGGCGACCGGAGCTCTTCAGCATCCTCTCGACCAGGTCCCGGACCTGCTGCTCGGTGAGGCTCAGCGAGGTCAGTTCTGATTCACCGTTGCGGGCCACAAAGATTTCGTTGGGGGCGTTGAGCCAAATCTCTTCAATGGAGGGGTCGTCCAGCAGGGGCTGGAGGACCCCGAATCCGGCAACTGCATCGAAGAGGAA
The window above is part of the Pseudarthrobacter sp. NS4 genome. Proteins encoded here:
- a CDS encoding recombinase family protein, which codes for MGTHAVYVRQSEDKTGHEAAVQRQEADCRLMAQAKGWDGPVLYADNSISATTGKTRPAFERLLGDIDRGLVSGVVVWHLDRLTRSMKDLSRIIDAGQKHRVNIACVHGVSLDLGDATGVAVAQILTAIAAMETKHKGDRQKAANAQRAGKGEAFWSRRPFGYDRSEDGRVFTVPEEADAIKEAAVLVLNGATLSSVVRKWNAAGFRTTAVGRDKKDRAVVLKEGGLWGVTQLRRVLLSERYAGTRTYNGVPQEAAGQWEAILDEETSRRLKEMLTDPRRRTAPDDLNSKYLLSGIVVCGKCGAKMFAAPVPDKAGGKRMVYRCLGGYCMQRSLEQIDALVQSVIVTRLAMPDAARMFATGDTTTDLRSKAQELRDRRDGLASLLAEGIMSVSAVREQAGKLTRALGEIESAISSAEEMNPAAAVIGASNVAEAWSDLPLGTKRQIIRTLLDVSVLPAGKGHGFDPEQIQIEWRA
- a CDS encoding CpaF family protein, with product MDALGIVEDEVRELIRRRGLDPLHQAGEVRRLVEAAVTDYDERALIAPLPPLGPLDSARKFLFDAVAGFGVLQPLLDDPSIEEIWLNAPNEIFVARNGESELTSLSLTEQQVRDLVERMLKSSGRRLDMSSPFVDAALLDGSRLHVVIPDVTRKHWAVNIRKFVVKASRLEHLVELGTLTPQSARFLGAAVSSGLNILVSGATQAGKTTMLNCLAASIGSRERVITVEEIFELQFPLRDVVGLQCRQPNLEGEGEIPLRRLVKEALRMRPDRLVVGEVREAESLDMLIALNSGLPGMCTVHANSAHDAVTKICTLPLLAGENISSAFVVPTVASCIDLVVHCSRHANGRREVTEILSLGRRVENGIIESSPVFAMVDGVLQPRANAMPEAEKFSRAGYDVAALLDPR
- a CDS encoding type II secretion system F family protein: MTLFSPATVICGVALGVGLWLVIFRSPFMRATTFAERIEPQLKSQNIESRLLRSGEQTLMPFGPLERILRPVIHDGLATLGKLSPSPGATVRRLAQAGMRKSAIDFRAEQLLWAAAGFALSLGLTVVGAAAGRLSPLFAALVVIGSALAGFVLRDYWLGVQVRRREAKMMAEFPSLAELMALAVSAGESATGALDRVCRSANGELAGEFSKILAETRAGKPLVLALQEFSSRTDLAPLVRFVDGIIVAVERGTPLADVLRAQAQDVRDTAKRDLMEAAGKKEIAMMVPVVSV
- a CDS encoding type II secretion system F family protein, whose protein sequence is MISALLGVAGGTGLFLIWWSFWESPPQGQRERKTSRLGELLAAAGVDKVSAAGLVGTCLGLGLFVVIVFYAINRTWPIAACFGLFAGWLPITILRWRAKKRSAMLRQLWPDVVDHLRSAIRAGLPLPEALIQLGDKGPEELRPVFREFGADYRAGGQFDGSLNKLKHKLADPVADRIVEALRLTREVGGSDLGKLLGTLAEFLRESARTRSELEARQSWTVNAARLAVAAPWIVMILLATRPEAVQAYNTPMGAAVLLGGLVVSLICYSAMLKIGALPQDERVLR